ACTACGAAACCACCTTTAATTCTTCTTACGCATCTTCCCTTAACAATTGTACCGTTCTTCCATGAGTCAACAATTCTATCCCACATCTTAATGGAATCAGCTTTCTTTTTGGAAAGCACTAATTGACCTTCTTTATCTTCAATCTTCTCTAAGAAAACTTCAATATCGTTACCGACAATGATTTCGCTCGGGTCAGAGAATTCATTTACAGAAACTCTTCCGTCTGATTTTGAACCGATGTCGATAAGAACGTCGTCGCCGCTAACAGATACAATTTTACCTGTAACAACTTCGTTTTCTTTAATTACACTGAAGGTTCTTTCGTAAAGCTTAAGCATATTTTCATACTCGGCTTCATCATAAAGATTACCTTTAATTCTTTTAACTTTAACAATCTTCGGTTTCGCTTCGAGCTCATCGGTAGCTGCGCCGTTTTTCTTGTCCTGTGTTAGTGTTTCACTCATTTAATTTTGTGTCCTTTGTTTTTTCCTTCTTGAGCTTTCGCAGAAATATTCTGCAATCCTTGTTATGGATTTTTTAAAAAGTCTCTTAAGGCTTTAGTTAATAAATCCCCGCTCTTATCCCGGGCTTTTTTTAGTATTGGGTAGTGAGTAATGTGTATTGAGTACAACACTAAAACCAATTTCTAAAACTCTTTATGTTTCTATATATGTTTCTTTTTTTGAAACTTGAAACTCGTAATTTGAAACTTACTTCGGTACTATCTTCCTGTATATACACTCAACCTGCTCTTCGATAATCATATTAGTCGTATCGACCTCTATTGCATCATCTGCTTTTCTAAGAGGGGATTCCTCTCTCTTTGTATCAATGTCATCTCGCTTGCGGAGCTCCATTACAATCTTATTCGTGGCAATTTCTAATCCTAGATCTCTGAAGTCCTGCTGCCTTCTTGCTGCTCTTGTTTTCAGGTCGCATACAAGAAAATATTTGTACTGAGCGTAAGGGAAAACAACTGTGCCGATATCTCTGCCGTCCATAACAACGCTGTTAGTCATTGCGTATTCTCTTTGCTTGGCAACGAGCATTTCTCTTACTTCCTTTATCGCGCTTATCGTGCTTACGTTCGATGTAACTTGTACGCCTCTTACCGGAGCGGAAATATCTTCTCCGTTAAGCAAAACTTTTTCATCTTCTAAAACTATATCTAATCCCTTCGTGTGCTCTATTATCGCAGCAGTATCAGTAACAGGAATTTTATTCTGAAGAACGCTGTACGTAACGGCTCTGTACATTGCGCCGCTATCTATGTATAAGTAGTTCAGTCTTTTTGCAAGAAGCTTTGCAGTTGTGCTTTTGCCTGTTCCTGAAGGACCGTCGATAGCAACAACTGTGTTTCCGTTGTAATGATTTACCGGAGGCTCGGGAGCTTTAATTTCTTCAACCTGCTCGGCTTCAGCTTCTGCGGTTGATTCATTAAAAGATTCACGAATCTCGTTTTGAATCTCTTCTTTTGGTACCTCTTTAGCTGCTTCCTGTGTATTATTATTCTGAACTTCTTTTATGGAAGTTTCTTTCGTATCCTTTTGTGTGCTCTCAGGGGTTGTAACTTTTTCAGTTACGGTTTCGCTTTTAGTCTCAGTTGGGGGTGTTACAGATTCACCTGCAGGCCGGATTTCAGTCGCGTTTTCTGCACTTTTAACCTCGTTTGCATTCAAAGTATTTTCGGTACTTTCACCAGTATTTTCGCTCACAAATAAAAATCGTCTTCTTTATTGGAAACCTTAAATTTAACAATTATTTATGAATTTTTCAAGGGAGAGGAGGAGGGCGGGAAGTTGTTGTATTTCTTAAATAAAACAAATTATTTATGAAGAAAAATTCTCTGACTACTTTTTAATTGTTGCAGGCTCGCTGAGAATTACTTTTTCTACCAATTTTTGCATTAAATTGGAAATTCCCCTTATTTCTCTCTTCTCATACTTAGATCGCGGATAATGAATTGAATCACTTGTGATTTCAAAATCCTTTTCCAGAGAATATATATCATAAGTTTTTTTATCAGGGTAAGATTGTGGAACTGGCCTTCCAAAATTAAGTGCATTACCTGTGCTCATTAGAACTACATATTTATATTTCCCTTTTTCTTGAACCGCATAATCTTCACCGATATAATCCGCTACCTTAGAAATTATTGTATCACCCGGTTTAAAAGGTGGGCCGTCGCTTCTTGTACCACATATTCCGCCAATGCTTTCTAAAACCCATTCATTTTTCTCTAGTTTATAAGTGCTGCCCCAAAATTCATTAAATAAGCTAAAAAAAGTAAATGATGAATTATTAATTATCTTAAATGCAGGTTCGCTTCCTATT
This genomic interval from Bacteroidota bacterium contains the following:
- a CDS encoding (d)CMP kinase, with protein sequence MKAPEPPVNHYNGNTVVAIDGPSGTGKSTTAKLLAKRLNYLYIDSGAMYRAVTYSVLQNKIPVTDTAAIIEHTKGLDIVLEDEKVLLNGEDISAPVRGVQVTSNVSTISAIKEVREMLVAKQREYAMTNSVVMDGRDIGTVVFPYAQYKYFLVCDLKTRAARRQQDFRDLGLEIATNKIVMELRKRDDIDTKREESPLRKADDAIEVDTTNMIIEEQVECIYRKIVPK